One window of the Candidatus Cloacimonadota bacterium genome contains the following:
- the rpsO gene encoding 30S ribosomal protein S15, producing the protein MALKPEAKTAIMAEFKLHESDTGSPEVQVALLTRRINDITTHLKEHSKDFSTRRGLLKLIGQRRRLLDYLMRKDINRYRELIKALKIRR; encoded by the coding sequence ATGGCACTTAAACCTGAGGCCAAAACGGCTATCATGGCAGAGTTTAAACTCCATGAATCAGACACCGGCTCGCCTGAAGTTCAGGTTGCTCTTCTCACCCGGCGGATCAATGACATAACGACCCACCTGAAAGAGCATTCCAAAGACTTCAGCACCAGACGCGGGCTGTTGAAACTGATCGGGCAGAGAAGGCGCTTGCTTGACTACCTCATGCGGAAAGACATCAACCGCTACCGCGAGCTGATCAAAGCGCTTAAAATCCGCAGATAA
- a CDS encoding tetratricopeptide repeat protein, which yields MNKWIVIVLAVMLGLYACAGTKTVTEAVPKAEITTKVAILPLKALDSSSRYITKILTVRDLDLTFDKYANYVLLDMDETAAHFRESGYRDVEDLEKEELVEISKTLASDVILIGNVSESRGLYNITMRMYSTLSGELKQISFNVGKEKTSRWQALDNGMMKELDGFISGEMDKIFNIATSYYNNGNYVEAEKSLKQVVALKPDKVEAYIILGNTYLKTDRIDLAEATFVKGDEIDPKNITIMRALNDIYEKTNQTAKRIALLEGYAEASKDAETWLAVGNLYVQQGNSAKAKASFQKALAIDPEYSAANVRLAFMLYDEGSYAESIPLLEEAFELAPDNDLVSSRLATAYQKSGRIQDAIAKYEGLIKNDPNNVNAYLNLVNLYRTDNKDSKAIETVNALKKVDPNNPYVYLNLAAIYLSQNKYNDAETNANLTLSKDSSLYQPYVILASVFQSRGTDAYNTYLDLDRQASAAVGKKATDLRKKRDAAKGNAQSLLGKSRDHLNSARNRASESSAINDINNRLGRVNELIGKLQ from the coding sequence ATGAACAAATGGATAGTAATCGTCCTCGCCGTTATGCTTGGCCTCTATGCCTGTGCCGGCACCAAAACCGTCACCGAGGCCGTGCCCAAGGCTGAAATCACCACCAAAGTGGCGATCCTGCCCTTGAAGGCGCTGGACAGTTCCAGCCGTTATATCACCAAGATCCTCACTGTGAGAGATCTTGACCTCACTTTCGACAAATATGCCAATTACGTTCTTCTGGACATGGACGAAACGGCAGCGCACTTCCGCGAATCCGGATACAGGGACGTGGAAGACCTCGAGAAGGAAGAGTTGGTGGAAATATCCAAAACCCTCGCTTCCGATGTGATCCTGATAGGCAATGTGAGCGAAAGCCGCGGCCTTTATAACATCACAATGCGTATGTACAGCACCCTTTCCGGAGAACTCAAACAGATCAGCTTCAACGTTGGCAAGGAAAAAACCTCCCGCTGGCAGGCTTTGGACAACGGCATGATGAAAGAACTTGACGGGTTCATCTCCGGCGAGATGGACAAGATCTTCAACATCGCCACCAGCTATTACAACAACGGCAACTACGTGGAGGCCGAAAAATCGCTCAAGCAGGTCGTGGCGCTGAAGCCGGACAAGGTGGAAGCCTATATCATCCTTGGTAACACCTACCTTAAAACCGACCGTATCGATCTGGCCGAAGCCACCTTCGTGAAAGGCGACGAAATCGATCCTAAGAACATCACCATCATGCGCGCGCTGAATGACATCTATGAAAAAACCAATCAGACCGCCAAGCGCATCGCCCTGTTGGAAGGTTACGCAGAAGCCTCCAAAGATGCCGAAACCTGGCTGGCCGTGGGCAACCTGTATGTCCAGCAGGGCAATTCCGCCAAGGCCAAAGCCTCATTCCAGAAAGCCCTTGCCATCGATCCGGAATATTCGGCGGCCAACGTTCGCCTGGCTTTCATGCTTTACGATGAGGGTAGCTATGCCGAATCGATTCCCCTCCTCGAAGAAGCCTTTGAACTGGCCCCGGACAACGATCTCGTCAGCAGCCGCCTGGCAACTGCCTATCAGAAGAGCGGACGCATCCAGGACGCCATCGCCAAATACGAAGGCCTGATCAAAAACGATCCCAACAACGTGAACGCCTATCTGAACCTGGTGAACCTCTACCGCACGGACAACAAGGATTCCAAGGCGATCGAAACCGTCAATGCCCTCAAGAAGGTTGACCCCAACAATCCTTACGTTTACCTGAACCTGGCCGCCATCTACCTCTCCCAGAATAAATACAACGACGCGGAAACCAACGCTAACCTCACCCTTTCCAAAGACTCCAGCCTGTATCAGCCTTACGTGATCCTGGCTTCGGTCTTCCAGTCTCGCGGCACCGACGCCTACAACACCTATCTGGATTTGGACCGCCAGGCCTCAGCCGCGGTCGGCAAAAAAGCCACCGACCTCAGAAAGAAGCGCGACGCGGCCAAAGGCAACGCCCAATCGTTGCTTGGCAAATCAAGGGATCACCTGAACAGCGCCAGAAACAGAGCCAGCGAATCGTCCGCTATAAACGACATCAACAACCGGCTCGGCCGGGTTAACGAACTCATCGGCAAGTTGCAATAA
- a CDS encoding biotin--[acetyl-CoA-carboxylase] ligase: MITRLLYDTLDNSILEYDRLASIGSASDRWIVRAKRQTAGVGRNENTWHSPRGGLWLSFDFHYPRAVPSFPLYVGYCLHNVLSRSFGLDKLSVKWPNDLYLEDKKLAGILCQHRQNPSRYLVSLGLNSNCEMDDVLLELNAANLSSYMKMPVSNNCLASLVVQSIRNHSAMLATPEVYLDYCGKHLYGLGREAELESGGSMLRGRISGLSDEGFLLLRDNEGRIETITHGSLRTI; encoded by the coding sequence ATGATCACAAGGCTTTTATACGATACTTTGGACAACAGCATTCTGGAATATGACAGGCTGGCCTCCATCGGTTCAGCCTCCGACCGCTGGATTGTCCGCGCCAAACGCCAAACCGCCGGGGTCGGGCGCAACGAAAACACCTGGCATTCTCCCCGGGGCGGCCTCTGGCTCAGTTTTGATTTCCATTATCCCCGGGCTGTGCCTTCTTTTCCTCTCTATGTGGGTTATTGTCTTCACAACGTGCTTTCCCGGTCATTCGGGCTTGATAAGCTCAGCGTGAAGTGGCCCAATGACCTCTATCTGGAGGATAAAAAACTGGCCGGGATCCTCTGCCAGCATCGGCAAAATCCCTCCCGTTACCTGGTCAGCCTGGGCTTGAACAGCAACTGCGAAATGGATGATGTATTACTTGAACTGAATGCGGCCAATCTATCCTCCTACATGAAGATGCCTGTATCCAACAACTGTCTTGCCAGCTTGGTGGTTCAAAGTATTCGCAACCATTCCGCCATGCTTGCCACGCCGGAGGTGTATCTTGACTATTGCGGCAAACACCTGTATGGCTTGGGGCGGGAGGCGGAGCTTGAATCCGGCGGCTCAATGCTGAGGGGGAGGATATCTGGGCTTTCAGACGAAGGTTTCCTGCTTTTGAGAGACAATGAAGGCAGGATTGAAACGATCACCCACGGCAGTTTGAGAACAATCTGA